Genomic window (Chryseobacterium bernardetii):
TTTTATCTTTTTTAACTCCGGATACAACTACCTCATCTATGGTATTGGATTTTTGCTCTTCCTGGCTAAGAAAAAGATCCAGCTTCATGTTCTGGTCAACATTAATTTGTTGTTCAAAATCCTTGTACCCCGGATAAGAGATAATAATAGTATGGTTTCCTTCCGGCAGTGACAGGGAGTAAAATCCATATTCATTTGCTACCACGTTAATTGAAGGATCATCGCTTACTTTTACCGCTACACCAATCAGCAATTCGCCGTTTTTTTTATCCTTTACTGTTCCGCTTACGGAACGGGATTGCTGTTGGGCCATCATCAGTGTGCTGAAACAGAGCGCAGCAGTGGCTGCGGTAATTTTGAAAAAAGATGTTTGCATTAGTTTTTTTTAAAGTAGTAAATCTCTTCTATATTGAACCGGAGTTTATTGTTTCCAGTTGATTAGTTGAACGAATAAGGAATTAGTTACACACAAAATCCCTGTATTTTTGAAAAATTATTACTTTTTCTATTGTTAATCAATGTTTTCGGAATTGTAATATTAAAAATTATAGGAAAGTTGCTGTGGGAATTTCATTGGCTTTTAGAATGTTATGTTTTTGTTGGATTAAAAGCGATCATGACGGTAAAAAACAAAAATGAATAAAATCCGTGTTTTTTTATCTGTCGATTTAATTTTTATTTGAAAATAGGATAAATTGCTTAATAATTTCATATTGAATGGTTCGGGATGTCTATTTGAGATACATGTTTTTCCTTTTTTAAAACTTTCCAATTCAAATATTAAAGCTATCTTTCCCGGAAGAATGTTTAGAAGACTATGGAAAATCTTAGAAAGTGGGTTATGAGTAATCTTTCCACGATAGTATTAACGGTTTTGTTTATCATCATATTGGTTAATCCGGACGCTAAGGCATGGCTCATGAGGCAGGTTGCTTCTACAGGAATTCTCAATTCCAGCATTTCCGAAGCGAAGGTGAAACCTGGCTCTACAGCTGCTTATACAGGTTTGATACTGAAAAACGAATACGGAGCCCTTATTGATCCCTCGTATCTGAAAAATAAAGTTGTATTTATTAACTTCTGGGCGTCATGGTGCCCTCCATGCCGGGCAGAATTTCCATCTGTTGAAAAGCTTTATAAAAAATACAAAACCAATCCTGATATAGTATTCCTTACGGTAAACCTTGATGATAATCCTGGTCTGGGAAAGACCTATTTAAAAGAAAAAGGTTTTACTGTTCCTTTTATAACTCCAGCAGGCAATATCCCGGAGGATCTTTATAACGGCTCATTGCCAACTACCGTTGTACTGGATAGAAAAGGAGCAATCCGGCTTCATCACACCGGAGTGGCAGATTACAGTAAAGATTCTTTTTATAAGGAGATTGATGCATTATTGAAATAAAAAAACAACTATACATAAATACTTTGAGTAACCGGAAATATGAATTGGTATACCTTATTTTCCTTTCATCCGAAAGAAGATTATTATTTCTCAGTCATTGATAAACAGGGAACTATTTTTGATAAATTTCAACTTCCTGAATGTAGGCAGATCCCAATCAGAAACAATATCATTCCCATTAAAGAAGAATTTACCAAAGAATATTCCCTGAATCTTAATGATTTTTTAGAAGATTATGATCTCTATACCTGCTATACAGGTGGCGTAGGGGATTTGTTTTCGGAGAGGGCAGTTATAGCCCTGAAGACAGAAACTCAGGAAGAAGTTGAATTTATTCCCTGCATGCTGAAAGGTCAGCCAATACCTGTCTATGCTGCATTATTCATGAAAACAGCTTCTATTGTAAAAGACTTTGAAGGAATGGGGTTTACATTTGAAGATCCCTCTGTATTAGATGTGAAGTATGCCGTTCAGGATAAAAATAAAGGAGTTAAATTTGTTACCCCGGCTTTTGTAGACCTTGTGAAAAAATACGATCTGAAAATTGAATGTAAACCGCAAACCCAAGATAAAGCTTGAACATGATTTCATTTAAAATACCATCCATTGAAGAAATAGAAGCTGAGGTTTTAAAAGAAAAAGAAAATGTACAGAATTTCCCTAAAACTATAGACTTTCCGTTTTCTGAAGGTTATAAAAAGCTGGTTACTGTCATAAAATCAACCGAGATAGCTTCTGAAGCTGTTTTATACAATGCTGCTGAAGCAGTGAATGAAAATAAAGAGTTTATACTGCCGGATTATTGGTGTTTTGCAGGAAACGGACAGGGAGACCGGTGGTTTCTGAATAAAAATAATAAAGTCTTCTTTTATGACCATGATTATGATGAAAAACCTGAACCTATGAATATCAGCTTTGAGCAATGGCTGCAGATGGCATCGGTTATCCGGCAATTGGATCTGTATCTTGAAGAACATTATGATATATCAGAACCCCTGAGACAAAAGTTTTATGAAGCATTACATACCATTCATCCCGGATTAAATGAGATTTACCCCTTTACTGTTTAATTTTAGTCAAAACAGTAAATTAAGATCGTTTGCTTCTTCAAGATACAACGAAAATATTGAATTGAGCAATTATATATATGAAATAGCAGGTGTGCTTTCCTTCATGAAAAAAGCATTATTTTTATACACTAAGAACTAGAATATGCCGGATCGGTTGAGAACCCATATCGAAAAAATACTTCCTCTCAGTGATGAAGAGTTTGAATACATATCTTCCTGTTTTACTTATAAAAAATATAAGAAACATCAGTTTTTAATACAGGAAGGAGAAGCTGTACCCTATAATTACTTTGTACTGAAAGGCCTTCTGAAATTAGTATATACCGATGAAGCCGGAAAGGAACATATTGTAGGATTTGCTATGGAAGATTGGTGGGAGACCGATTTTTCTGCTTATTACCAGAACCAAAAAGCAACAATGTCATTAGAATGCATAGAAGATACAGAGGTACTGTGCCTGACTCTTGCAGACTATAGAAAAATATGCAGTATTCATCCTAAAATGGAGCATTTCTTTCTGGAAAAAGCCTATATGGGCTTTATTTCTGCACAACAACGCATTATTTCTACCATGACAACAGGAATAAAAGAGCGGTATGAGCAGCTGTTGGAAAAATACCCGTCTCTGGTACAGCGTGTTCCCAAATCATTACTGGCTGCTTATCTGGGAGTTTCCAGAGAAACACTGAGCCGTTTACCATTGTAAACTGTGATCCCGATCACCCGATAATCGTGATCGCGGTCACAGGGTTTTGCAATATCGGTTCTGCAATTTTGTAAGGTAATAACAAACAAAATTCAACAATGGAAAAAAGAACCGTAAACCCATGGAAATGGCAGGAAGAAAGAAGCTACTCACAGGCTGTAGAAGTAAGAAATGCAGAAGCTACTTTATATTGTTCAGGACAGGCAGCAATTGATCCGGATGGAACTTCAAGTAATAAGGATATGAAAAGCCAGTTGAAACAGGCAATCGCAAATCTTGAAGAAGTTATTAAAACAGCAGGATATGAGTGTAAAGGAATTGTAAGATTAAATATTTATACCACTTCGGCACAGGAATTATGGCCTCATTTTCCTATTCTTCAGAACTGGATTGCAGTGCACCATATTGAGCAGGCTGTTACCATGCTTGAAGTAAATGGTTTATTTGAAACACTGAAAGTAGAGTTGGAAGCCACAGTTGTGAAATAATCTGGTAAACTAAGAAATTATCTCAAAAGAGTAAAGTTTCCTGCAGATCTCACTGATTACGCAGATTTTTTAACCTTAATGATCTGCCAGATCAGCCCAATCTTCGAGATGAAATCTGTCATTCAGAGAGCAGTGAAGAACCTTCAAAATAAAATAAACAGGGCTCTTCACTGCTTTTCTGAACCATGTTCGCGGACTTTGAGCCTGCACTCAAGATGGCTGTTCCTTTTTTCTTACCTTTATATAACTAATCTGTAATCATATAGAGTGTATGAATATTCAACTTTTTTCAAAAAATGCACTGGTAGGTGGTGCTACACAGGGAATTGGGGCAGGAATTGCCATTGAACTGGCAAAATGTGGAGCTAATGTTACGGTAATGGCCCGAAACGAGACAAAACTTAAGGGTTTCATGGCTGCATTACCAATAGTGGATCCAGGTCAGAAACATGAATATCTTGTTGCTGACTTTTCCGATTTTGAGAGCTATAAACAAATCATTACAGAGTATTTTAATACCCATTCCATAGATATCCTGGTGAATAATACCAATGGTCCGGAACCTGGGCCTGCTGTTGATAAAAGTGCAGCAGATTATCAGAATGCATTCGACCTTTTGTTCAAAACGGTTTGTGAAACCACCTTATTGGCCTTACCTCATATGATAGATCAGAAAAACGGGCGTATCATCAATGTGTCTTCACTTTCTGTGAAAGAACCTATAGGCAATCTGACTCTTTCCAATACTATCCGTTCGGCCGTAATGGCATGGGCAAAAACATTATCCAATGAAGTTGCTCAGCATCATATTACAGTGAATAACATTTTAACAGGATATTTTGATACCGCACGCATTCAGAACCTGATCCATCATGATGCTCAAAAAACAGGTATACCTGAAGATGAGATCAGACAAACGAGAGAAAATAAAATTCCGATGAAAAGGTTCGGAAAGCCTGAAGAATATGGACATCTGGTAGCTTTTCTTGCTTCAGAATATGCGTCTTATCTCACCGGAGCCAATATTCCTCTGGATGGCGGGCTGAATAATACGTATTAAAGTATAAGAAGGGAAGCTGGAAGAGGAAAGTGTCCGGAGAATAGCTGTAATTTAGTTATTGAAATTTTCTAAATATAAACTTCATTATTATTTAGCTTAACAGTAATTCCAGCCTATCTTTTCCAGCTTCCAGCCAATTTTATCAAAAAAAAAGTCACAGATTGATGTAATATTCTTTTTTCACCAGTTGTCATATTACTATTGGAAAATATAATATGAAAAACTGGTCTTTTAAAAAATGGAACACCGTATTGGGAGGGTTCCTTTTCATTATTGCATTCATCACCTATTTCTCCACTATGGAGCATTTTTTGAGCTTCTGGGATTGTGGGGAGTATATTTCTTCAGCAGCCAAGCTTGAAGTAACACATGCTCCGGGAGCAGCTTTATTTCAGATTGTAGGAGCAGTGGCCAGTATATTTGCATTGGGAAACAGCAGCAATTATTCTATCGTGATTAATGCCATGTCAGCACTATTCAGCGCGTTAACCATTTTGTTCCTGTTCTGGACCATTACTCATTTTTTAAGAAGACTTTTAAATAAAAATTTCGAAGACCTTACGAGATCTCAGGCGATTTCAGTCTTGTTTGCTGGAGCTGTGGGAGCTTTATGCTTTACGTTTTCAGATACATTTTGGTTTTCAGCGGTAGAAGGAGAAGTATATTCTATGGCCTCCCTGTTTATTGCCCTTCTGGTGTGGTTAATTACCAAATGGGAAGATGAATATAGGGCAGCAGATAGCGAAAGGTGGATCATTTTTATTTTCTTTATTGTTGGGCTTTCTGTTGGAGTTCATATGATGTGTATGCTGGCCATTCCAGCAGTATGTCTGGTTTATTATGCAAGAAAGTATACATTTACCTGGAAGAGTTTTATGATCGCCAATTTTATCACATTGGGTGTTCTTGCCCTTGTCTTTAAAATTATTTTCCCGTTGATTATGACGATGTTCGGGCAATTGGAAATCTTCTTTGTAAACGGCTTAGACCTTCCTTTCCATTCCGGAACCGTTGCAGCCTTTGTTCTGATGGTTGCTGTTTGTTATTTCATGATTAAATATGCCAGAAAAACAAAAAGAAATATTTATCAGACTATCGTTTTATCGGTTGTATATATGATCATAGGTTTTTCATGCTGGATGGTAATCCCGATCAGAGCAAATGCCAATCCACCTATGAATCTTAATAATCCTGATACAGCTATTGGGATGAAGGATTACTACAACAGAGTGCAATATGGAGACTGGCCTACGGCTTATGGACAAAATTATACCGCTGCTCTTGACAGAAAAGGGTTGGAAAAGAATGAAGATGGAAGTTATAAAAGGGAAATTACAGGAGATATTTATGAAAAGGATGAAAAAACCGGGACCTACAGAAAAACAGGTGAAAGGTTTAATTATGTCTATAATAAATCGCACCTAAGCTTTATGCCCAGAATGTTCAGTGAAGATAAAGAGGTGATGGCTAATTATATATCGATGTACGGTGCTCCCGATTTTACATTTAATTATGATAATGAAGATGTGGCAGATAATCCGCAGGCCAAGCAGATCTTTGATGATTTAAGAGCCAAATATGAAGATGATTCCATCACGGTTGAAGATTATATGAAAGTAAAGCCCTATGATCTTATCAATGTGCAAAAACCTTCATTTGCTCAGAATATGGACTATTTCTTCTCCTTTCAGAACGGCTATTATTTTGTAAGATACCTGATGTGGAATTTTGTTGGAAGACAGAATGATCTGCAAGGGCATATGGAAAATACCCACGGGAACTGGATTTCCGGATTTTCTTTTATCGATAATGCTCTATTGGGAAACCAAGATAATTTACCGGCTCAATTTAAAAATGAAAGTACCGTAAAATTCTTTTTCCTGCCATTAATATTAGGTCTGATTGGTTTCTTTTTCCAATTAAACAGGGATTTTGGAAGATTTTATGCACTTCTGTCATTATTTATTCTTACAAGTATCGGAATTGTTTTTTATACAGGTGTGAAGCCTTTTGAACCAAGAGAAAGAGATTATGCTATGGTAGGTTCATTTTATGCTTTTGCGATCTGGATCGGGTTGGGAGCAGGATGTATTCTATGGTTTATTCAGTCCAGAATAAAATCTAACGTTGCCAACATTATATCCGGGATCATTTTATTGGGAATTCCTTTCATGATGGGCTTCCAGAATTATGTTCCGCATGACCGTAGCAATAAATCCGCTGCTTATGATTCAGCTTATTCCTTCCTGGCTTCCCTGCCTAAAAATGATATAGTTTTTACTTATGCCGATAATGATACTTATCCGGTTTGGGGATTACAGGAAACGGAAAGATTCCGGGATGATGTAAAAACAGTAAATTTTACCCTGCTGGCGACTCCGTGGAACATTGATCAGGTAAAAAGAAGAACTTACAATGCCATGAGAGTTCCGGGTGAATTAACCCATGAAGATTACAGGGACGGCATAAATGACCAGGTGTATCTGATGAAAAAAGAAGACTGGGAAGGCCTGTTTGCCATGTTAAAGGATCAGGGCGCTCCTGATACAAAGTTTCAGGAATTCAGAAAATTTCTGATCCAGGATTCAATGACTTTAAAAGAAGCTCTCAGTTTCCTGAAATATAAATCTCCGGCAAAAGACGAGTTGCTGAAAATGTATTTCGGGGAAAAAGAATATGAAAAATATAATATTATTCCGGTACATAAATTTGTATTACCTGTCAATAAAGAAAATGCTGTGAAGTCTGGAATTATTAATCAGGCCGATCTTCCGAATACTGTAAATCAGATAGCCATTAATTATGAAGCCAATACTCTTTATAAAAGCCATCTTATAATGCTGGACATACTGGCTAATTTTGATTGGAAACGTCCGATCAGTTTTTCGTCCGGAGGAATGTATGACAGTGAAAATATCTTTTATCTAGATGACTATCTTCAGTTTGACGGCTTCAGCTATAAACTGGTTCCTATCCGTACCACTCAAAGCCTGGATGGAGATAAAGGGAGGGTAGATGCCCGCTCACTCTATAATGTAGTGAAAAATTATAAATGGGGCAATTTTAAAGATCTTAGTATCCACTACGATGATACTGGTATATCTGATATTATGAATTACAGGATGTCTGTGAGCAGAGCGGTGTCTGCACTGGTCAGGAATGGTGAAAAAGCAAAAGCTTTAGAATTACTCAACCTTGTCTCGAAAGAAATTCCTGCAGAAAAGTACAATGATCCGCGTTCATTAAGTTCAATTGTTACGGCTTTTATTATTGCAGGTGAGGAACAGAAAGGTCTTCAGTTGGCTGAGAATCTTAAAAAAGAAGTTTTTTATGAATATGATTATTACTTGGGTCTTTCCCCTGAGTTCAGGGCAGCTGCCAGAAGACAGATGAGGTCCAAGCCTATGGAATATTCCCTTGTGGTTTCTGCAGTAACGGAAGCCTACAGAACATTGGGACAGGATAATAAAGCTAAGAACTATCTGTTGAAATCTGTAGAACCGGTTGATAAGAAGTTTAATGCTTTCGTGAAGAATCTTCAGCAGATGGATAAAGAGAAAGCGATGAAAGAATCTGAAAATATTCAGAAAATTACCCCATTCTATCAATATCTATTTAATGTAATGGAACCTTTTGATTCTACCTATTCAAAGAAAAAAGAAGAACAGATTACTACGGCAATCATTAAGGCAGTACAATAATAGCAAATATAACCATTAAGATCAGGTAAGGCTTTCAAAATAAAGGATTTTTGTTTTTATAGTTTCGTTTTAAAATCTTAGATTTTACCTTGTACATGCTGAACCCTGCCTACTTAATGGTTTTTTAAGAAACTGTTCCTAAAGTATTGTTTTTAGACTTATGATGCAGTTTTTTGTTTTAAAATAAATTATTTCCAGAATTCATCATCATAGATTTCTTTTTTATCAGTATGAATATAATTCAGGTCTCGCCCAATCTTATTCAGATCAGTATTATTGAATTTTTCTTCCAGATGAGGAAAACAATGGCGTTCCTCAAAACGGATATGCAGTTCAAGTAAACTTGCAAAATATGAAAATAAATTTGGATCTCCCGAGGCTTCAATTTGATATATTAACATCTTTATCTGTTGATGTTCTGACCGGATGCGTAGCGTATAGGCATCCTCAAGATAAGGGAAAAGAACCTCTTCTTCCGCTTTGAAATGATCTTCAAGATGATTTTCAAAAAAATAAAGTATATACTTTTTAATTCTGCCGGGTTCAATCTCTTTTTTTACTCCCTGTCTCACCTTCCAGCTGCAAAGAAGCCCTGAATGATGATCTCTTGAAAGCCAGACTATATTATCATTGCGTTTCATGACTTTTTAATTTTAAAATATTAAACCTTACAGACCTTAAGGCCCATAAGGTTTAATGAATATTTGCTAACGTTTTTCTTTCAACGACCATCCGAACTTTAACCCGATGATAAAAATAACAAGTAACAGTTCTCCGGCAGCTAATAAAATGTCACCCGGAACCCGCATCCATCGCAAGAAATGCATAATATCCGTCTGCATAAACTCTGCGGAACGTGCATACCAGTATCCT
Coding sequences:
- a CDS encoding glycosyltransferase family 117 protein — translated: MKNWSFKKWNTVLGGFLFIIAFITYFSTMEHFLSFWDCGEYISSAAKLEVTHAPGAALFQIVGAVASIFALGNSSNYSIVINAMSALFSALTILFLFWTITHFLRRLLNKNFEDLTRSQAISVLFAGAVGALCFTFSDTFWFSAVEGEVYSMASLFIALLVWLITKWEDEYRAADSERWIIFIFFIVGLSVGVHMMCMLAIPAVCLVYYARKYTFTWKSFMIANFITLGVLALVFKIIFPLIMTMFGQLEIFFVNGLDLPFHSGTVAAFVLMVAVCYFMIKYARKTKRNIYQTIVLSVVYMIIGFSCWMVIPIRANANPPMNLNNPDTAIGMKDYYNRVQYGDWPTAYGQNYTAALDRKGLEKNEDGSYKREITGDIYEKDEKTGTYRKTGERFNYVYNKSHLSFMPRMFSEDKEVMANYISMYGAPDFTFNYDNEDVADNPQAKQIFDDLRAKYEDDSITVEDYMKVKPYDLINVQKPSFAQNMDYFFSFQNGYYFVRYLMWNFVGRQNDLQGHMENTHGNWISGFSFIDNALLGNQDNLPAQFKNESTVKFFFLPLILGLIGFFFQLNRDFGRFYALLSLFILTSIGIVFYTGVKPFEPRERDYAMVGSFYAFAIWIGLGAGCILWFIQSRIKSNVANIISGIILLGIPFMMGFQNYVPHDRSNKSAAYDSAYSFLASLPKNDIVFTYADNDTYPVWGLQETERFRDDVKTVNFTLLATPWNIDQVKRRTYNAMRVPGELTHEDYRDGINDQVYLMKKEDWEGLFAMLKDQGAPDTKFQEFRKFLIQDSMTLKEALSFLKYKSPAKDELLKMYFGEKEYEKYNIIPVHKFVLPVNKENAVKSGIINQADLPNTVNQIAINYEANTLYKSHLIMLDILANFDWKRPISFSSGGMYDSENIFYLDDYLQFDGFSYKLVPIRTTQSLDGDKGRVDARSLYNVVKNYKWGNFKDLSIHYDDTGISDIMNYRMSVSRAVSALVRNGEKAKALELLNLVSKEIPAEKYNDPRSLSSIVTAFIIAGEEQKGLQLAENLKKEVFYEYDYYLGLSPEFRAAARRQMRSKPMEYSLVVSAVTEAYRTLGQDNKAKNYLLKSVEPVDKKFNAFVKNLQQMDKEKAMKESENIQKITPFYQYLFNVMEPFDSTYSKKKEEQITTAIIKAVQ
- a CDS encoding Crp/Fnr family transcriptional regulator, whose translation is MPDRLRTHIEKILPLSDEEFEYISSCFTYKKYKKHQFLIQEGEAVPYNYFVLKGLLKLVYTDEAGKEHIVGFAMEDWWETDFSAYYQNQKATMSLECIEDTEVLCLTLADYRKICSIHPKMEHFFLEKAYMGFISAQQRIISTMTTGIKERYEQLLEKYPSLVQRVPKSLLAAYLGVSRETLSRLPL
- a CDS encoding hemerythrin domain-containing protein, giving the protein MKRNDNIVWLSRDHHSGLLCSWKVRQGVKKEIEPGRIKKYILYFFENHLEDHFKAEEEVLFPYLEDAYTLRIRSEHQQIKMLIYQIEASGDPNLFSYFASLLELHIRFEERHCFPHLEEKFNNTDLNKIGRDLNYIHTDKKEIYDDEFWK
- a CDS encoding SMI1/KNR4 family protein, whose amino-acid sequence is MISFKIPSIEEIEAEVLKEKENVQNFPKTIDFPFSEGYKKLVTVIKSTEIASEAVLYNAAEAVNENKEFILPDYWCFAGNGQGDRWFLNKNNKVFFYDHDYDEKPEPMNISFEQWLQMASVIRQLDLYLEEHYDISEPLRQKFYEALHTIHPGLNEIYPFTV
- a CDS encoding RidA family protein — its product is MEKRTVNPWKWQEERSYSQAVEVRNAEATLYCSGQAAIDPDGTSSNKDMKSQLKQAIANLEEVIKTAGYECKGIVRLNIYTTSAQELWPHFPILQNWIAVHHIEQAVTMLEVNGLFETLKVELEATVVK
- a CDS encoding TlpA family protein disulfide reductase, which gives rise to MSNLSTIVLTVLFIIILVNPDAKAWLMRQVASTGILNSSISEAKVKPGSTAAYTGLILKNEYGALIDPSYLKNKVVFINFWASWCPPCRAEFPSVEKLYKKYKTNPDIVFLTVNLDDNPGLGKTYLKEKGFTVPFITPAGNIPEDLYNGSLPTTVVLDRKGAIRLHHTGVADYSKDSFYKEIDALLK
- a CDS encoding SDR family oxidoreductase, which gives rise to MNIQLFSKNALVGGATQGIGAGIAIELAKCGANVTVMARNETKLKGFMAALPIVDPGQKHEYLVADFSDFESYKQIITEYFNTHSIDILVNNTNGPEPGPAVDKSAADYQNAFDLLFKTVCETTLLALPHMIDQKNGRIINVSSLSVKEPIGNLTLSNTIRSAVMAWAKTLSNEVAQHHITVNNILTGYFDTARIQNLIHHDAQKTGIPEDEIRQTRENKIPMKRFGKPEEYGHLVAFLASEYASYLTGANIPLDGGLNNTY